One window of Desulfobacca acetoxidans DSM 11109 genomic DNA carries:
- the folK gene encoding 2-amino-4-hydroxy-6-hydroxymethyldihydropteridine diphosphokinase, translating to MSDSWSLAYIGLGANLGDPADQLDEARRRLAQIDGIEITRVSSYYTTPPVGVLDQPWFVNAVVEIRTRLAPLALLDVLQEIENAMGRIRKERWGPRLVDLDLLLYNTMIIQSPRLVIPHPEMHRRGFVLLPLAEIAPQTRHPVLHKTAATLLAELEPQAKVAYKL from the coding sequence ATGTCTGACTCCTGGTCCCTGGCGTATATCGGTTTGGGGGCCAATCTGGGTGATCCGGCCGATCAACTGGATGAAGCGCGTCGGCGTCTGGCCCAGATAGACGGGATAGAAATCACCCGAGTCTCCTCTTATTACACTACTCCACCCGTGGGAGTGTTGGACCAGCCCTGGTTTGTGAATGCCGTCGTTGAAATCCGAACGAGACTGGCGCCGTTGGCACTGCTCGACGTCCTCCAGGAAATCGAAAATGCCATGGGCCGGATCCGTAAAGAACGGTGGGGACCGCGCCTTGTTGATCTTGACCTGTTGTTGTATAATACCATGATTATACAGTCCCCGCGGTTGGTGATACCACACCCGGAAATGCACCGGCGCGGCTTTGTGCTTCTGCCTCTTGCGGAGATTGCTCCCCAGACCAGGCATCCGGTGTTGCATAAAACCGCCGCAACCCTTTTGGCCGAATTAGAACCGCAGGCAAAAGTGGCATACAAACTCTGA
- a CDS encoding YHS domain-containing protein, with translation MIRFIILIFAGYLGFKLAQRIVAHFFSRKIQGSPPPPEVESEELVQDPVCKTFIPRRNALKAQKDGVDYFFCSEGCRKKFLR, from the coding sequence TTGATCCGTTTTATTATTCTCATTTTCGCGGGATATCTCGGGTTTAAATTAGCCCAAAGGATCGTTGCACATTTTTTCTCCCGCAAAATTCAAGGTTCCCCCCCTCCCCCCGAGGTGGAGAGTGAAGAATTAGTACAGGATCCGGTCTGCAAAACCTTTATTCCCCGCCGCAACGCCCTGAAAGCTCAGAAGGACGGGGTAGATTACTTTTTCTGTTCCGAAGGCTGCCGGAAGAAGTTTTTGCGGTAA
- the fsa gene encoding fructose-6-phosphate aldolase, whose product MKFFIDTANLDEIRQAHELGLVDGVTTNPSLCSKAGVTDIDAFHLQIKDICQLVQAPVSAEVLSTASADMVAEAKKLARIHEHVVVKIPMTADGLKATRVLSQEGVKVNVTLVFQALQALLAAKAGAAYVSPFIGRLDDISHTGMNLVEEIMTIYNNYGFETEVIVASIRNPLHILQAAMAGADIATIPYKVMMQLIHHPLTDIGLEKFLDDWRRVQQA is encoded by the coding sequence ATGAAATTTTTCATTGACACTGCGAATCTGGATGAAATCCGGCAAGCCCATGAATTGGGTCTGGTGGATGGCGTCACCACGAATCCATCCCTGTGTTCCAAAGCCGGTGTCACAGATATCGACGCCTTTCACCTGCAGATCAAAGATATCTGCCAACTGGTCCAGGCGCCGGTGAGCGCCGAGGTGCTCAGCACCGCCAGCGCTGACATGGTTGCCGAAGCCAAAAAGCTGGCCCGCATCCATGAACACGTAGTGGTCAAAATCCCCATGACGGCCGACGGCCTGAAGGCCACCCGGGTGCTCTCTCAGGAGGGCGTCAAGGTCAATGTCACCCTCGTTTTTCAGGCCCTCCAGGCCCTTTTGGCCGCCAAGGCCGGGGCCGCCTATGTCAGCCCTTTTATCGGCCGCCTGGACGATATCAGCCATACCGGCATGAATCTGGTTGAGGAGATCATGACCATCTATAATAATTATGGTTTTGAGACCGAAGTGATCGTTGCCAGTATCCGCAATCCCCTGCACATCCTGCAGGCTGCCATGGCCGGCGCCGATATTGCCACGATACCTTACAAGGTCATGATGCAGCTCATCCACCATCCTCTGACGGATATCGGTCTGGAAAAATTTCTGGACGACTGGAGGCGGGTACAGCAAGCCTGA
- the pgsA gene encoding CDP-diacylglycerol--glycerol-3-phosphate 3-phosphatidyltransferase — protein METQPAIFWNLPNALTVLRIGAIPVLIALMTVPGRFVSFMAALVFLAAGMTDLLDGFFARRHRLVSRVGKFMDPLADKLLVSAALIMLIPLERIEAWLVFVIIGRELAVTGLRAIAASEGMVMAADRWGKLKTIFQMVALFALILHYPYLSIDFQRLGTVLIWIAAAITVASGTGYFLTFFHPAQSTKSIK, from the coding sequence ATGGAAACTCAGCCGGCAATTTTTTGGAACCTGCCCAACGCCTTGACCGTATTGCGCATCGGCGCTATTCCAGTGCTCATTGCCTTAATGACTGTTCCAGGTCGGTTTGTAAGTTTCATGGCGGCGCTGGTCTTTCTGGCAGCCGGAATGACCGACCTGCTGGATGGTTTCTTTGCCCGCCGCCACCGGTTGGTCAGCCGCGTCGGCAAGTTTATGGACCCACTGGCCGACAAGCTTTTGGTCTCCGCCGCCCTGATCATGCTGATTCCTCTGGAACGGATAGAGGCTTGGCTGGTTTTCGTTATTATCGGACGGGAACTAGCAGTCACGGGTCTCCGAGCCATCGCCGCCTCGGAAGGCATGGTCATGGCTGCCGACCGTTGGGGCAAGCTCAAGACTATCTTCCAGATGGTCGCCCTCTTTGCCCTGATCCTGCATTACCCCTATCTATCGATCGACTTCCAGAGGTTGGGAACAGTCCTCATCTGGATAGCCGCCGCCATCACAGTCGCCTCCGGCACCGGCTATTTTCTGACCTTCTTTCATCCCGCCCAATCGACAAAATCGATAAAATAA
- a CDS encoding aldehyde dehydrogenase family protein translates to MTFDDRLEKVMELAKVLPRYKPDLMDLAAKNLKFAVRDTAYEVGITVDRLQLFEHTEFFLSQRQPLGGPGSRVAVMLSYNGSAWLNTVIASVYLAGNKVLAKFASRGNELMGLTESFYRPLFGDDIQFYRGDGRSFMHNAIIAPHISCVIVFGFDANVLPYEADFRRTGKKFVFEGPGVDPFIVFPDADLELALGDLMNGKFSYSGQTCTAPKRIFVHRAIYDEFIKELVQRVRQLRVGDPYDPETQVSPVGSNLAVNRIKAQLRDAVAKKARIILGGEIQGNLVYPTIIRDATDEMAGMQEEVFGPVVFASCFDTSAEVIARARNNRYGLRAAVFGGLEAKAVARTLVGEKYCHPVPDFTFGRFGTVALNAPRLQTWRGSLVTKAVGGYGYSGWIWETVDGRFRLTQGPKLLSIETSRPC, encoded by the coding sequence ATGACCTTTGATGACCGACTGGAAAAAGTAATGGAACTGGCCAAGGTTCTGCCCCGATATAAACCCGATCTGATGGACCTGGCCGCTAAAAATCTGAAATTTGCAGTGAGGGATACTGCCTATGAGGTTGGTATTACTGTTGACCGTTTGCAGTTGTTCGAGCATACGGAATTTTTCCTAAGTCAGCGGCAACCCTTGGGAGGGCCGGGCTCCCGGGTGGCGGTCATGCTTTCCTATAACGGCAGCGCCTGGCTGAACACCGTCATCGCCTCCGTCTATCTGGCGGGCAATAAAGTCCTGGCCAAGTTCGCCTCTCGGGGCAATGAGCTGATGGGTTTAACCGAAAGCTTTTATCGGCCTCTATTTGGTGACGATATTCAATTTTACCGGGGGGATGGCCGCAGCTTCATGCATAACGCCATCATTGCCCCGCATATCTCCTGTGTCATTGTCTTCGGATTCGATGCCAACGTACTCCCTTATGAAGCGGATTTTCGCCGCACCGGTAAGAAATTTGTCTTTGAAGGCCCCGGCGTGGATCCCTTTATTGTCTTTCCGGATGCGGACCTGGAACTAGCCTTGGGTGATCTCATGAACGGCAAGTTTTCCTATTCCGGGCAAACGTGTACTGCACCCAAGAGAATCTTTGTCCACCGAGCCATTTATGATGAATTTATCAAGGAACTGGTCCAGCGAGTGAGGCAACTGAGGGTTGGGGACCCTTACGACCCGGAAACCCAGGTGTCTCCGGTGGGGAGCAATCTGGCAGTAAACCGGATCAAAGCCCAGCTTCGGGATGCGGTGGCAAAAAAAGCCCGAATTATCCTCGGAGGGGAGATACAAGGAAATCTCGTGTATCCCACGATCATCCGGGATGCCACCGATGAGATGGCCGGGATGCAGGAGGAGGTTTTTGGTCCGGTGGTCTTCGCCAGTTGCTTTGATACCTCTGCCGAGGTCATCGCCCGAGCCCGCAATAATCGCTACGGGTTGCGGGCCGCGGTCTTCGGCGGGCTGGAAGCAAAAGCGGTGGCCAGAACCCTGGTTGGGGAGAAGTATTGCCATCCGGTGCCGGATTTTACCTTTGGCAGATTCGGTACGGTCGCCCTGAACGCTCCCCGGCTGCAAACTTGGCGGGGATCTCTTGTGACCAAGGCAGTGGGCGGCTATGGCTATTCGGGCTGGATCTGGGAGACGGTAGATGGCCGGTTTCGCCTGACCCAGGGTCCCAAGCTGCTAAGCATTGAAACCTCGCGGCCTTGCTAA
- a CDS encoding helix-turn-helix domain-containing protein — protein sequence MNKFDFSIIRTLRKKRGITAEELARRANLTRATVAKIEGGDSNPTIETIEALSSVFQLTSSELIRLAEVVHCEMAITKTFAADGFKGHHIWFPSFEVYCIRADAGIRKESDPEFHENTAEICLVLSGEVKVTVRGQSHVLGPGMALRFKALYEHHFDVLQKAEFLLIHHNVV from the coding sequence ATGAATAAATTCGATTTCTCAATAATCCGAACTCTTCGCAAGAAGCGGGGAATAACAGCCGAAGAATTGGCAAGACGGGCGAACCTTACCCGGGCTACCGTCGCCAAGATTGAAGGGGGCGATAGTAACCCGACTATTGAGACCATAGAGGCACTGAGCAGTGTTTTCCAGTTGACTTCGAGCGAACTGATCCGGCTGGCAGAGGTAGTGCATTGTGAAATGGCTATTACCAAGACCTTCGCAGCAGATGGATTTAAAGGTCACCACATCTGGTTTCCCAGCTTCGAAGTCTATTGCATCCGGGCCGATGCCGGTATTCGGAAGGAATCAGACCCCGAGTTTCACGAAAACACTGCAGAAATCTGTCTGGTGCTTTCAGGAGAGGTCAAAGTGACCGTACGGGGACAATCCCATGTCTTGGGTCCCGGTATGGCCTTGAGATTCAAGGCCTTATACGAACATCATTTTGATGTATTACAGAAGGCCGAGTTTCTCCTGATTCACCATAACGTTGTCTGA
- a CDS encoding flavodoxin family protein, with protein sequence MKVLNLYFTTTGNTTKVADQIAATIAAGGHQVDTIRITANTSVDLLEYDLIFVGSGVYEWLPGKPLRSLFSRLRQNYVARGEIRPGSPLRQGKTGVVYCTYGGGHTGVNEAIPTAKYMGQLLEHLGIPVIAEWYLVGEYHGKLQRFSTTGRLGDISGRPNKEDLRQLAELVQGILKAQLPEINS encoded by the coding sequence ATGAAAGTACTCAATCTCTATTTCACCACAACCGGAAATACCACAAAAGTAGCGGATCAAATAGCGGCCACGATCGCGGCGGGCGGTCACCAGGTTGACACCATCAGGATTACCGCAAACACATCAGTCGATCTCTTGGAATACGATCTGATTTTCGTAGGCTCCGGGGTCTATGAATGGCTTCCCGGCAAGCCGTTACGGTCGCTTTTCAGCAGGTTACGCCAGAATTATGTTGCCCGGGGAGAAATCCGACCCGGGTCGCCGCTGCGGCAGGGCAAGACCGGCGTTGTCTACTGCACCTATGGCGGCGGCCATACCGGTGTTAACGAGGCGATTCCCACGGCGAAATACATGGGTCAGTTACTGGAACATCTCGGTATACCAGTGATCGCGGAGTGGTATCTGGTGGGGGAATACCATGGGAAGTTGCAGCGGTTTTCCACCACGGGCCGTCTGGGGGATATCAGCGGTCGTCCTAACAAAGAAGATCTCCGGCAACTGGCCGAGTTGGTGCAAGGAATACTCAAGGCCCAACTTCCTGAGATAAATTCATAA
- a CDS encoding CGGC domain-containing protein translates to MARIGIITCANATQDLGCSSVVCLADLRKRKGFFAAYPVEEPLELMGIMSCPGCPTLAGFDKFLQRVRGLTEFRVGAIHLSTCMKYLCPFQEKYQTLLADAFPKISIVKGTHAEHLEPAKFRELVQGLFSQPRRTMIDLIVSG, encoded by the coding sequence ATGGCTAGAATCGGTATCATTACGTGTGCTAATGCCACCCAGGATTTGGGCTGTTCTTCAGTAGTCTGTTTGGCGGACCTGCGCAAGCGAAAAGGTTTTTTTGCCGCCTATCCTGTTGAGGAGCCACTGGAACTAATGGGCATCATGAGTTGTCCCGGTTGTCCGACCCTGGCAGGCTTCGACAAGTTTCTACAAAGAGTCAGAGGACTCACCGAATTCAGGGTTGGGGCTATACATCTGAGCACCTGCATGAAATATTTGTGTCCTTTTCAGGAAAAATACCAGACCCTGTTGGCCGACGCCTTTCCGAAAATCTCCATTGTTAAGGGAACACATGCAGAACACCTGGAGCCGGCGAAATTTCGGGAACTGGTGCAGGGTTTGTTCTCACAGCCCCGCCGCACTATGATCGACCTCATTGTCTCAGGATAG
- a CDS encoding ATP-binding protein encodes MNKSPVFPFVAIVGQEKMKLSLILNIINPTLSGVLIRGEKGTAKSTAVRALAEILPAIQVVKDCPFQLFPDEARPVCRECAHIECSRKVMNHEPMETVQRGIRVVELPVGATEDRVVGTMDLEHALKKGEKRMEPGLLAAAHRGILYVDEVNLLDDHVVDVLLDSAAMGVNTIEREGVSFSHPARFTLVGTMNPEEGELRPQLLDRFGLCVHIEGINDPAARVAIMERRLTFDESPEDFCLEWEEGSRQLVKQIERAIDLYPHVIIDHALLYEIASFCLDVGVDGHRGDIIILKAAKTLAAFHGRTEVLKDDIDTAAELALPHRIRRQPLQDIVVEVDRLRRQKQAHRLANA; translated from the coding sequence ATGAACAAAAGCCCTGTATTTCCCTTTGTCGCTATCGTAGGTCAGGAAAAAATGAAACTGTCTTTGATCCTGAACATTATCAATCCTACTCTATCCGGTGTCCTGATCCGGGGAGAGAAGGGCACCGCCAAATCCACTGCGGTTCGGGCCCTGGCAGAAATTCTGCCGGCCATCCAGGTGGTAAAGGATTGTCCCTTTCAACTTTTCCCGGACGAAGCGCGTCCCGTGTGTCGGGAATGCGCTCATATTGAATGCAGCCGCAAAGTAATGAATCATGAACCCATGGAGACCGTACAAAGGGGTATCCGCGTGGTAGAGCTGCCGGTAGGCGCTACCGAAGATCGGGTGGTGGGCACCATGGATTTGGAGCACGCCCTGAAGAAGGGGGAAAAACGCATGGAACCCGGACTCCTGGCTGCCGCCCATCGTGGCATCCTCTACGTCGATGAAGTGAACCTGTTGGATGACCATGTGGTCGATGTCTTACTGGATTCGGCGGCCATGGGGGTCAACACCATCGAACGGGAGGGGGTGAGTTTTTCCCATCCGGCTAGGTTTACTCTGGTGGGAACCATGAATCCGGAGGAAGGAGAGCTGCGGCCCCAGCTCCTGGACCGGTTTGGGTTGTGCGTGCATATCGAAGGAATCAACGATCCCGCCGCTAGGGTGGCTATCATGGAGCGGCGATTGACTTTCGATGAAAGTCCCGAGGATTTTTGTTTAGAGTGGGAAGAAGGATCCCGACAACTGGTGAAACAGATCGAAAGGGCCATTGACCTCTATCCGCACGTCATCATCGATCATGCGTTGCTCTATGAGATCGCCTCTTTTTGTCTGGATGTGGGGGTGGACGGCCATCGCGGCGATATCATCATTCTGAAGGCGGCTAAAACCCTGGCCGCTTTTCACGGCAGAACCGAAGTGCTAAAAGACGACATAGACACCGCCGCCGAACTGGCCCTGCCGCACCGCATCCGCCGCCAGCCGCTACAGGATATCGTCGTTGAGGTAGACCGGCTGCGGCGGCAGAAACAGGCGCATCGGTTGGCCAACGCCTGA
- a CDS encoding putative cobaltochelatase: MFDNIFPFAAIIGQDRLKQALILNAVNPAIGGVLIRGEKGTAKSTAVRALAALLPEIEIVKGCPYACDPDQPQELCPHCRQQQGRIHRGTRRLNVVTLPLNATEDRVAGGIDFSQAVKTGYRVFQPGLLAKAHRGILYVDEVNLLDDHIVDIILDAAASGRNVVEREGISYTHPSRFILVGTMNPEEGELRPQLLDRFGFCVEVTAEPDVGKRAALMQQREEYDINPGLFIRRFQKENAQIAQEIAAARHFLKNIIFPNNLRILIGEICTENHVAGHRADLVIEQAARAMAALMKHHEVTVDDIREVAWLALAHRKREPAPPPPPPPPKHDHEHPEPPENRQDQTPETEESTSPEKPESQEASPNTRTEETPPSESSENQAEPDRRAEKQNPRQNALEQIFEVGETFKVKKIASQRDRIFRRGSGRRSRTRISQKQGRYVKSTSVAQTGDVALDATLRAAAPYQLQRTGGNGLAVVLQSEDLRDKVREKRIGNFLLFLVDASGSMGARGRMTASKGAIMSLLLDAYQKRDRIAMVSFRKQEAVLNLPPTSSIETAAHLLKEMPVGGRTPLSAGLAKTYEVIRNYLLRDPTARPIVIMITDGKSNVALGEKKPMTEAFDLASRLGLDERVRFIVVDTESQGLVRFGLARELAIAMQAEYFKIEDLKADTLVNIAKEKVE, translated from the coding sequence ATGTTTGATAATATCTTTCCTTTTGCTGCTATCATCGGGCAGGATCGACTCAAACAGGCCCTGATCTTGAACGCCGTCAACCCTGCCATCGGCGGGGTGTTGATCCGGGGAGAAAAGGGTACCGCCAAATCCACCGCCGTCCGGGCCCTGGCCGCCTTGTTGCCGGAAATTGAAATTGTCAAAGGGTGTCCCTATGCCTGCGACCCGGACCAACCCCAGGAGCTTTGCCCTCACTGTCGGCAACAGCAAGGGCGGATTCATAGAGGGACGAGGCGTCTCAATGTGGTTACCCTGCCCCTCAACGCCACTGAGGACCGGGTCGCCGGCGGCATCGACTTCAGCCAGGCGGTGAAAACCGGATACCGGGTCTTTCAACCCGGACTATTGGCCAAGGCCCACCGGGGGATTTTATACGTTGATGAGGTTAACCTTCTGGATGACCACATCGTCGACATCATCCTGGATGCTGCGGCCTCCGGTCGGAACGTAGTGGAACGGGAAGGCATTTCTTATACCCATCCTTCCAGGTTTATCCTGGTGGGAACTATGAATCCGGAGGAGGGGGAACTGCGGCCCCAACTGCTGGACCGGTTTGGGTTCTGCGTAGAGGTGACAGCGGAACCGGATGTCGGCAAAAGGGCGGCGCTGATGCAGCAGCGGGAAGAGTATGATATCAATCCCGGCCTTTTTATCCGGCGCTTCCAAAAGGAGAACGCTCAGATTGCTCAGGAGATCGCGGCTGCCCGTCACTTCCTCAAAAATATCATTTTTCCCAATAACTTGAGGATACTAATAGGAGAGATTTGCACCGAGAATCATGTGGCTGGCCATCGAGCCGATCTGGTCATCGAACAGGCCGCCAGGGCCATGGCTGCTCTTATGAAACATCATGAGGTGACGGTGGATGATATCCGGGAGGTTGCCTGGCTAGCCCTGGCACATCGCAAACGCGAGCCGGCTCCCCCCCCACCACCGCCGCCGCCGAAGCATGACCACGAACATCCCGAGCCGCCGGAAAACCGGCAGGATCAAACGCCGGAGACCGAGGAATCTACGTCGCCGGAGAAACCGGAATCCCAGGAGGCGTCGCCCAACACCCGGACGGAGGAGACGCCTCCCTCGGAAAGCTCCGAGAACCAGGCTGAACCTGATCGCCGAGCCGAGAAACAAAACCCCCGGCAAAATGCCCTCGAGCAGATCTTTGAAGTCGGGGAAACCTTTAAAGTCAAGAAGATCGCCTCCCAAAGAGACCGAATCTTCCGCCGCGGCTCAGGACGGCGTTCCCGGACCCGGATCTCTCAGAAACAGGGACGCTATGTGAAGAGCACCTCAGTGGCCCAAACCGGCGACGTGGCCCTCGATGCCACCTTGCGGGCCGCAGCGCCGTATCAACTTCAAAGAACCGGCGGTAATGGTCTGGCCGTAGTATTACAATCAGAAGATCTGCGGGATAAGGTTCGTGAGAAACGCATCGGCAATTTTCTGCTCTTTCTGGTGGATGCCAGCGGGTCCATGGGGGCCCGCGGCCGGATGACGGCTTCCAAAGGGGCCATCATGTCCCTGTTGCTGGATGCCTACCAGAAACGGGACCGGATTGCCATGGTTTCTTTTCGTAAACAAGAGGCCGTGCTGAATCTGCCGCCTACTTCTTCTATTGAAACAGCCGCCCATCTCCTTAAAGAGATGCCCGTGGGTGGTCGTACCCCGCTGTCTGCCGGTCTGGCCAAGACCTATGAGGTGATCCGTAATTACCTGCTAAGAGACCCCACCGCTCGGCCTATTGTTATTATGATCACCGATGGCAAGTCCAACGTGGCCCTCGGCGAGAAGAAGCCGATGACGGAAGCCTTTGATCTGGCCAGCCGCCTGGGTCTGGATGAGCGGGTCCGCTTCATCGTGGTGGATACCGAGAGCCAGGGGTTGGTGCGTTTTGGCCTGGCCCGGGAACTGGCCATCGCCATGCAGGCGGAGTATTTTAAAATCGAAGATCTTAAAGCCGATACCCTCGTCAATATCGCCAAGGAAAAGGTGGAATGA